Proteins found in one Longimicrobium sp. genomic segment:
- a CDS encoding dihydrodipicolinate synthase family protein, translating into MDLRGVFAPATTPFDPVTGDADLVSLRANLRAWLKAPLAGVVLFGSTGEGPLLDEDEKTRLVAGARDVVDGGRLLLAGTGAESTRATVRATRAVAGAGADAVLVQPPAYFKPLMTPEALRDHFAAVADASPVPVILYQVPPRFSGVELPPGLVGELARHPNIVGIKDSHGDLRTLGALVEACEGRAAVLAGSGAVVYGALEIGAVGGILAVALLAPAECAELARLYAEGRLAEAGRLQERIAPLHRAVVGELGVPGIKAALEELGLHGGAPRPPLKPLREKDRPKVREALRQAGMLQGQPA; encoded by the coding sequence ATGGACCTGCGAGGAGTCTTCGCCCCCGCCACCACCCCGTTCGACCCCGTCACCGGCGACGCCGACCTGGTGTCGCTGCGGGCCAACCTGCGCGCCTGGCTCAAGGCGCCGCTCGCGGGCGTGGTGCTCTTCGGCTCCACCGGCGAGGGGCCGCTCCTGGACGAGGACGAGAAGACGCGGCTGGTGGCGGGCGCCCGCGACGTGGTGGACGGGGGCCGGCTGCTCCTGGCCGGCACCGGCGCCGAGTCCACCCGCGCCACCGTGCGCGCCACCCGCGCCGTCGCCGGGGCCGGCGCCGACGCGGTGCTGGTGCAGCCGCCCGCGTACTTCAAGCCCCTGATGACGCCCGAGGCGCTGCGCGACCACTTCGCGGCCGTCGCCGACGCCTCGCCCGTCCCCGTCATCCTCTACCAGGTGCCGCCGCGCTTCAGCGGGGTGGAGCTGCCCCCCGGCCTAGTCGGCGAGCTGGCCCGGCACCCCAACATCGTCGGCATCAAGGACTCGCACGGCGACCTGCGCACGCTGGGCGCGCTGGTGGAGGCGTGCGAGGGGCGCGCGGCCGTGCTGGCGGGGAGCGGCGCGGTGGTCTACGGCGCGCTGGAGATCGGCGCGGTGGGCGGCATCCTGGCGGTGGCGCTCCTGGCGCCCGCCGAGTGCGCCGAGCTCGCCCGCCTCTACGCGGAGGGGCGCCTGGCCGAGGCGGGGCGGCTGCAGGAGCGGATCGCGCCGCTGCACCGGGCCGTGGTCGGCGAACTGGGCGTGCCCGGGATCAAGGCCGCGCTCGAGGAGCTGGGGCTGCACGGCGGCGCCCCCCGCCCCCCGCTCAAGCCGCTGCGGGAGAAGGACCGCCCGAAGGTGCGCGAGGCGCTGCGCCAGGCGGGGATGCTCCAGGGCCAGCCGGCGTGA
- a CDS encoding enoyl-CoA hydratase-related protein has product MAEYSNLLLDVQDRIATLTVNRPDKLNALNEQTIRELGQAVDEVAGRDDVGGVIVTGAGEKAFVAGADIGELAKMGPVDGIEVSRLGQQVFRRIELSRKPVIAAVNGFALGGGCELALACHLRIASENAQFGLPEVKLGIIPGYGGTLRLPRIVGKGRALELMLTAQFIKADEAYRIGLANKVVPQAELMDAARRMMGTILANGPVAVGLAIECATRGMEMSVDDGLALESNLFGLLAATEDMREGMSAFLEKRKAEFRNR; this is encoded by the coding sequence ATGGCCGAATACAGCAACCTCCTCCTCGACGTCCAGGACCGCATCGCCACGCTCACCGTCAACCGCCCAGACAAGCTCAACGCGCTCAACGAGCAGACCATCCGCGAGCTTGGCCAGGCGGTGGACGAGGTCGCCGGGCGCGACGACGTGGGCGGCGTGATCGTGACCGGCGCGGGCGAGAAGGCGTTCGTGGCCGGCGCCGACATCGGCGAGCTGGCGAAGATGGGACCGGTGGACGGGATCGAGGTGAGCCGCCTGGGGCAGCAGGTGTTCCGCCGCATCGAGCTCTCCCGCAAGCCGGTGATCGCGGCCGTGAACGGCTTCGCGCTGGGGGGCGGGTGCGAGCTGGCGCTCGCCTGCCACCTGCGCATCGCCAGTGAGAACGCGCAGTTCGGCCTTCCCGAGGTCAAGCTGGGCATCATCCCCGGCTACGGCGGCACCCTGCGCCTGCCGCGCATCGTGGGCAAGGGGCGCGCGCTGGAGCTGATGCTCACCGCGCAGTTCATCAAGGCCGACGAGGCGTACCGCATCGGTCTGGCCAACAAGGTGGTGCCGCAGGCCGAGCTGATGGACGCCGCGCGCAGGATGATGGGAACCATCCTGGCCAACGGCCCCGTGGCGGTCGGCCTGGCCATCGAGTGCGCCACGCGGGGGATGGAGATGTCGGTGGACGACGGCCTGGCGCTCGAGTCCAACCTCTTCGGCCTGCTCGCCGCCACCGAGGACATGCGCGAGGGGATGAGCGCGTTCCTGGAGAAGCGGAAGGCGGAATTCAGGAATCGCTGA
- a CDS encoding methylated-DNA--[protein]-cysteine S-methyltransferase, with protein sequence MTRLAPSDNLYRLLLASPVGPLLVEHDGRAVRSIRYWPQGAHPPAGTRVEPTRDDALGWRVAEQLRDYFAGKRRDFDLPLAPEGTAFQRRVWDALRAIPCGQTRTYGQVAKDVESVARAVGQANRNNPIPIVIPCHRVLAGDGIGGYAGAWDDGKEIDVKRWLLRHEGVPGW encoded by the coding sequence ATGACCCGACTGGCGCCTTCCGACAACCTGTACCGCCTGCTGCTGGCGTCTCCGGTCGGGCCGCTGCTGGTGGAGCACGACGGGCGGGCGGTGCGGTCGATCCGCTACTGGCCGCAGGGCGCGCACCCGCCGGCCGGGACGCGCGTGGAGCCCACGCGCGACGACGCGCTGGGGTGGCGGGTGGCCGAGCAGCTCCGCGACTACTTCGCGGGGAAGCGGCGCGACTTCGACCTCCCGCTCGCTCCCGAGGGGACGGCGTTCCAGCGCCGGGTGTGGGACGCGCTCCGGGCGATCCCCTGCGGCCAGACGCGCACCTACGGCCAGGTGGCGAAAGACGTGGAGTCCGTCGCCCGCGCCGTGGGCCAGGCCAACCGCAACAATCCGATCCCCATCGTCATCCCCTGCCACCGCGTGCTCGCCGGCGACGGCATCGGCGGGTACGCGGGCGCGTGGGACGACGGCAAGGAGATCGACGTCAAGCGCTGGCTCCTGCGCCACGAGGGCGTCCCCGGGTGGTGA
- a CDS encoding DUF5615 family PIN-like protein: MAGGGVRFLFDAHLPPGLAEALRVLGEPAEHVSEIFAPATPDETWIRYAGERGWCVVSRDMNITRKPHELAALRESKVGAFFLLPGKRSPRLCQIIQTVVKHWPELKRLAGSERRPFQFQIGESRVRRLR; encoded by the coding sequence ATGGCTGGCGGCGGCGTAAGGTTCCTGTTCGATGCGCACCTGCCGCCCGGGCTCGCCGAAGCACTCCGCGTGCTTGGCGAGCCCGCTGAGCACGTCAGCGAGATCTTCGCTCCCGCGACGCCTGACGAAACGTGGATTCGCTATGCGGGCGAGCGGGGATGGTGCGTCGTCTCCCGTGACATGAACATCACCCGCAAGCCGCACGAGCTTGCCGCGCTCCGCGAGTCCAAGGTCGGGGCGTTCTTCCTGCTCCCGGGTAAACGGTCTCCACGTCTCTGCCAGATCATCCAAACGGTCGTGAAGCACTGGCCCGAGTTGAAGCGCCTGGCCGGCAGCGAGCGGCGTCCGTTCCAGTTCCAGATCGGGGAAAGCAGGGTGCGGCGACTGCGCTAG
- a CDS encoding DNA replication/repair protein RecF, whose protein sequence is MFLSRLHLRDYRNFGEQVLELPPQGVAIVGDNGQGKTNLLEAVYYLEIFRSFRGAPDEQLVRFGADVFRVEGELRGPGGETRTVAAAFERRRKKKKVTVNGAEPERLGDALGQVGAVIFSPADVELVAGGPGERRRFLDIVLSLAEPGYLAALQRYRQALFQRNTLLRQGAAPELVAAWNDGLVASGSRVVAARARWVAERAAGFAEHYARVAGGQPGALAFVPSFSDLPATPSADEVAEAFRARLERLAEPERVRGMTLAGPHRDELRFTTAGPDGAALDLRTYGSGGQQRTAAIALRMVEAETIRETRGRESVILLDDVFAELDPGRSRRIIEWIDAAEGGQVILTSPKQTDVQVHGGSLPRWTIRDGVISEL, encoded by the coding sequence TTGTTCCTCTCCCGTCTGCACCTGCGCGACTACCGCAACTTCGGCGAGCAGGTGCTGGAGCTGCCGCCGCAGGGCGTCGCCATCGTCGGCGACAACGGGCAGGGAAAGACCAACCTGCTCGAGGCCGTCTACTACCTGGAGATCTTCCGCTCCTTCCGCGGCGCCCCCGACGAGCAGCTGGTGCGCTTCGGCGCCGACGTCTTCCGCGTGGAGGGCGAGCTGCGCGGCCCCGGCGGCGAGACGCGCACCGTGGCGGCCGCGTTCGAGCGGCGGCGGAAGAAGAAGAAGGTGACGGTGAACGGCGCCGAGCCCGAGCGGCTGGGCGACGCGCTCGGGCAGGTGGGCGCGGTGATCTTCTCCCCCGCCGACGTGGAGCTGGTGGCGGGCGGCCCCGGCGAGCGGCGGCGCTTCCTCGACATCGTCCTATCGCTGGCCGAGCCGGGGTACCTGGCCGCGCTGCAGCGCTACCGCCAGGCGCTCTTCCAGCGCAACACGCTCCTGCGCCAGGGCGCCGCCCCCGAGCTGGTGGCCGCGTGGAACGACGGGCTGGTGGCCTCGGGCAGCCGCGTGGTGGCCGCGCGCGCGCGCTGGGTGGCCGAGCGCGCGGCGGGGTTCGCGGAGCACTACGCGCGGGTGGCGGGCGGGCAGCCGGGCGCGCTCGCCTTCGTCCCCTCCTTCTCCGACCTTCCCGCGACGCCGTCGGCGGACGAGGTGGCCGAGGCGTTCCGCGCGCGGCTGGAGCGCCTGGCCGAGCCCGAGCGGGTGCGGGGGATGACGCTCGCCGGGCCGCACCGTGACGAGCTGCGCTTCACCACCGCCGGGCCCGACGGCGCCGCGCTCGACCTGCGCACCTACGGCTCGGGGGGGCAGCAGCGCACTGCGGCCATCGCGCTGCGGATGGTCGAGGCCGAGACGATCCGCGAGACGCGCGGCCGCGAGTCGGTGATCCTGCTGGACGACGTCTTCGCCGAGCTGGACCCGGGGCGAAGCCGCCGCATCATCGAGTGGATCGACGCCGCCGAGGGCGGCCAGGTGATCCTCACCTCCCCCAAGCAGACCGACGTCCAGGTCCACGGCGGCAGCCTCCCGCGATGGACCATCCGCGACGGAGTAATCTCAGAGCTGTAA